The Deltaproteobacteria bacterium genomic interval GTGCCATCACCTCCTGCAACAACAGTAAGGTCACAGCCTGAAGCCAAGGACAACACCTGAGCCTCAAGATGTTCAGGATCAGTAAAGACAATATGCCTGTTGAGACTCCGGACATGCACGACACGCTTTAGTTCAGCGGCAATCTTTTTCCCCGCATGAGCGCCGGCTACGGGATTTATAAGAAAAAGACAATCCATAATTCCTTGCCAGGATAAGCTTAAATTATTAGATTAGAAACAAAAAAATGACCATGAAACCAAATAATTTCCGCATTCTGGTAGTAGACGACGAAAGACACTTGACGGCTCTCTTGGGCCGAATCCTTACACAGTCAGGCTATCAAGTAAAGACTGCCAGCAGCGGCATCAGCGCTATTGGCAAAATTGATGATTTTTCTCCCAACCTTGTAATTACGGACCTCAAAATGCCTGATATCAACGGACTTGACCTCTTAAGAAAGGTGCGGTCGGAAAGGCCGGAAATCGATTTTATAATCCTTACGGCCTATGCGACTGTGGAAAATGCTGTAGAGGCTATAAAGGAAGGGGCTTTAGACTATCTCATAAAGCCCCTCAAGGATCCGGATGAATTACGGATGGCGGTGTCCAGAGTGGTGGAACGCCAGAACCTCGTGGCAGTGGATACTCTATGGAGAAATCAGCTTTCCGAAGGTCTCCCGCCTACCGATGTTCTGTTTGCCGGCATGGAGGAAGTATGGATAGAAGTACAGCACGTGGCCGGGACAGACGCCACCATATTGCTTCAGGGGGAAAGCGGTACCGGAAAGAGCCTTGTAGCCAAAGCAATTCATCATTTGAGCGGACGAAAAGGTCCATTTGTTGAGCTTAATTGTGCTGCAATACCTGAAACCCTTATTGAGTCCGAACTCTTTGGACACGAAAAGGGTGCGTTTACCGGAGCGGTCAATGCCAAGAGGGGAAAGTTCGAGCTTGCCCAGAATGGGACCATGTTTCTGGACGAGATAGGTGAAATGCCCTTGTCTGCTCAAGCAAAGTTTCTTCGAATACTCCAGGAAAAGGCGTTTGAAAGGGTGGGAGGTACTACTACTCTCAATACCAGCGCCAGAATAATTGCCGCCACCAACCAGGACCTTATGGCTGGAATACGTGAAAAACGCTTCAGAGAAGACCTTTACTATCGTTTAAATGTTTTCCCAATAAACCTTCCTCCTTTGAGAAACCGCCTCGAGTCGGTACAGGTGCTTACTGACTATCTTGTACGCTCGATATCTATGCGTGTTGGGAAAAAGGTCTCTGAAATTTCCAAAGACACGCTGAGACAAATAAAATCCTATGAATGGCCCGGCAATGTGCGGGAACTACATAATGTCATTGAGCGAGCCATTATTTTAAGCCGGGACTCCAGGCTGACACTGCCTTCGTTGACAACCTCACCTGTCGAGATTGCACCTGGATCAGCTACTAAACGGCTTCGTAGTTTACGAGACCTGGAAAAAGAAGCCATTGAGGAAACTATCAGGGAAACAGATGGACATAGACGTAATGCAGCAAAAATATTAGGTATTTCAATCAGAACGCTTCAATACAAGCTAAAGGAATACGGTCTTCTTAAATAGATGGCACGATGTTTGCTTATTAGAATATATAAAAAATATTATCCCTCCCAACCCTCCTCTCCCCGAAGGCCTTCTTGGAATTCTCCAAAAAGGCCTTCTTTTTTATACTGGTATATCCTTCTGCACGGTCTTTCAGGGAGCTTTAAAGTCGCAATCCATTTATTACTGCTCCAGGATTTCATTGGTTTATCCAAAAGGCCGCTTATTTCCAGGCAAAAAATGCCGGGAATCCCTCCCTGGAGATATCGAAAAATAACCATGCAAAAGTCAGTGCAAAAATTGCATAAATTAAGTGCAAAAATTGCATAAACCCGCAAAAATTGCATATCGTGTCTACTGCAATCTTGATTGAAATTTCTCAAAATGGTAAAAATTTTTGATATTTTAGATAAATTGAGTCATTAATGCGTGGATATTCAAGAGGTACGCAATCTGCATATATTTTCTTGAGTAATCTTAAAAGACAAGAATTGTACAAACAATTAACAAAAATCAAAGAGGGCACTTCCGGTTTGTCCCCAAAGTCGACCAGAGGCACAGTTAAGTAGCCGTGAACGTGCATAGGGCAATCGAGTCAAAAGCTGCTTATCATCCCCTTTTTTTCTTAGTTGTCATTCTGTTATTGAACGGTGTCGGCTCTGCTCATGCCAGGAGTATAGGTTATGATGAAAACACGGAGATAGTAGCCAGGGGAATAATAAGACAGTGTGAGGCGAAGCCCTATATGAATTTTCAGTGTTTTACTCTTCAGTCCGGATCTCGAATTTTCAGGGTTATTGTTGCTCCTCGATGGTTTGTCAGGAGAATTCGACTTCAACTCAATAACGGAGTGAAGGTAGAAGTGGTTGGATCGAAATTCTTCGGCAGAGATGGACGCCTTTGTCTATTGGCAAGATACATAAGATTTCCTTCCTCAAGAAGAAACGTTGTATTGAGAGACAGGAACTGCAGGCCTGTCTGGCAAAATTCCTGCCTGAGAGAATCCTCCTGTCTGCGCATTTTTTATCAATCTCCATAGTAAATCTTATTTCTTTAAACACATGTCCTTTCCTGATCCTTCTTTTTACCGGAGCCAAATCCTGGCCAAACGCGACCGTCTTTCCTCCTTTAATCTGAGCCATCTTAGCGAAACAATAACTTACAGGCTCAGGGGGCTTGAAGAATACAAGAGCAGCAGGATGCCTCTTATTTATGTATCCTTCAGGAGCGAGGTGGAAACGCATCAACTCATCAAAGAGAGGCTCAATAGCGGGCTTGAAGTGGCCATTCCCAAGACGGACGTCAAAAACAGGCAGCTGGAAACTTACCTCTTGGAGGATTGGGGAAAAGATCTCAGGCCCGGGGCCTATGGAATATTAGAGCCGGATGCAGAAGCAGCCTCATTAATACAACCATCCCAAATAGACCTGGCAGTGGTTCCCGGCAGTGTATTCGACCGCAAATGCGGCCGATATGGATACGGAGGGGGATACTTTGACCGTTTCTTATCCATAAAGGCCCCTCAAGCCATTCGTATAGGACTTGCTTTCAGTCTTCAGCTGCTTCCGGAAATTCCCCTGAAAACCCATGACCAGAGAATGGACATTATCGTAACAGAAAGTGAGATACTGCGGTGCAATTACAGGGCAGATTCATGAACGCTTGCTCTCACTGGACAAACGTGTCCGTGCACAGTTCCCTTAAGGCATCCAGCCCTTTTCTGTTTCCCAGGGCAACAAGTATGTCACCACTCTTTATAACATAGCCAGGATCCAGAGATAATATCATCTCGCCCCCGGATTGCTGAACTGCCAGGACCGTAACGCCCAGCTTCTGCCGCAGGGCAGCATCCAAGAGACTCACACCATCCAGCGATGACTTGAAAACTATTTCCACCTGCTCGATAGCAAGATCAAGGGTGGACGAATGTACTGCCAGGTCCAGAAACTCTGTCACAGTAGGCTGAAGTACCGCAAGGGCCATGCGCCGTGCCCCTATCTCATATGGCGAGATTACCCGATCTGCCCCTGCCTGAATCATCATCTTTTCCGCATCGGCATCATCTGCTCTGGCCAGAATCAGCAAGCCCGGATTCAACGACCTGGCTGCAAGAGTGATGTACACGTTATACGCATCGGTACTTAATACGCAAACAATCCCTTTTGCACGCTCAATACCCGACTGAATCAGGATTTCATCATGGGTCGCATTGCCGGCTACATACAAAAAATCATTTTTCTCTATCTCCTGTATAGCAGCGGGATCATTTTCTATTACCACAAAGGGATACTTTCGCTCTTTAAATATCCTGCATATTGACGTTCCAATTCTTCCGTAACCACAGATAATAAAATGTTGTTTAAGCCTGGAAATGGTCTTTTCCATTTTCCTTTTCCCCAAGAGTCCCTTAAGATGCCCTTCTATAATTGCCTCTGCCAGTACCCCAAAGGCATAGAAAAAAAAACCTACACCCATGACGATCAGCAGGGCGGTAAATATGCGCCCTGCCTGACTTAAAGGGTGGACCTCATTGTAACCGACAGTAGTCAATGATATGGTTGTCATGTAAATGGCGTCAAGGACATCCCAGCCCTCAATGATCACATAACCGGCGATGCCAAATATCCAGAGGCCGATGAGAAGTGCAGCTACTGTTAGTAGCCTGCGTTTGCCGTACATCCTTCCTTACTTCATGCGAACTGATCTTGAAAGGACCTTGCTGAAATTCCTTAATCCCAGCCGGTAATCAGGAGGCAGGTGCACATGGATAGCTCTAAACCTGGCATCAGAAAGGGCCTCGAAGTCTCCAACCGCCTGGGCAAATTGGATATGCCAGAAAGAGACACCGAAGTCCGGGATTACCGGATAGTCTTTTGCCCTTTTACGAGTAAAGATCAAAAAAGCTGCGGAAGTCGGTCCGCCTTTGTAAATCTGGCCCGTAGAATGGAGATACCTCGGACCATAACCCATGGTAGTAGCGCATCCCTTCTCCTGTCTCACAAAATAGCGCATTTCCCCTACCATTGCTTCCATTTCCGGATCATAGGGCAGGTAAGGGAGAAATGCCAAATAGCCCCAGGTCGGCAGGACATGGAACATGTCTCTCATGGCCCTTGAAAGGCTCTTCATGGATACAGCCAGCATCTCTGAAGTACGAAAATGAAGTTGACTATATGGATCTACCCAGAATTTTATAGGCATCTTGCCTTCGGCGCGGTAGACATCGAGGATTGCTCCGGTCTTTTCCTTTGAACGCCTGACATCCGGCTCATCAAAGGGATTAACTGCCAGGAAGTGAGAGGCCAGGGCGGTCGCCATTTCCCACAGGAAGAACTGGGCCCCGAGATCATACAGATCTTCGAGCCACAACTCATAGACGGGGAATTGGGCCTCCCGCAGCTCTGACACAAACCCTTCCAAAGAGTCCTTTTCCGGAGCCCCTTTTACTCTCAGGTAGACAAAAATACGTTCTCCACCATAAAATCCAGGAATCCCGGTAGATTCGCCGATAATTGGAACCAGACCCCTGGTCTCTTTACCAGTACTCTCTGCCACAAGCTGTTCCAGCCAGAGGCCAAAGGCCTTGATGGGCAAATCGGCCAGGATGGTCAGTTTGTCCCTGCCCTGAACACCGAATTCCCCTAAGAATTCTCCCAGCTTATACCCGGGATTTATATCGCATGGTATGTTAGGGCCGCATTTATTGACCATCTCTTCGGCCCTTTGAAGTATCCTGCCGATATCAATCCCCAGCAGGGCCGCCGGGACCAGACCGAAGTAAGAGATTGCTGAATACCTTCCTCCTATGTCGGTGGGATTAAGAAAGATCTTCAAAAAACCACGCTCATTCCCGAGTTTTTCCAAGGGAGTTCCAGGGTCTGTAATAGCCACAAAGTGCGATCCGGGATCAGACAGCCCATTCTCCATTAATGGCCAAAAGTAATTAAACATGGCATTAGGTTCCAGCGTAGTACCGGATTTGCTGGCCATTAAAAATAGTGTTGAGTTCCAGTCTTTATTCTGGACGACGTTCTCTATTTCGTCAGGGTCGGTGGTATCCAGCACCTTCAGTGCAGGGAATCCTTCTTGAGAGCCGAATATTTGACTCAAAACCAGGGGGCAGAGACTGGACCCTCCCATACCAAGCAGCACTATCTGCTTGATGCCTCGCTGCTTTATATCTTGCGCGAAATCTACTATATCTCCTTTGGCCTCTCTCATCTTTGGAATAACATCCAGCCAGCCAAGACGATCTGTGATCTGCTTTTGAACTTCCGGGGCCTTGGCCCAAAGAGACGGGTCCTTTTCCCAAAAACGAGAAAGTACAGCTTTTTTTTCAACATTTGACAGATGTGATGGACGATAAAACACCCGCGATCCTCCTCTCCACGATTCTTTAACCAGCCTTAATTGATTGTAGAACTCTAAGTCATATACCCCGGCGCTGCAAATAATTTATGCGGAATAAATGTAAATATTCTTATGAACCCGTGGTCCCATGTGCGTAACCGTTCACAGGAAGGGGATATTTCTTTTCACTTCACACTTCAGCCCCTTGTTTTCTTAAGGCCTTTGACATGGGGTATGTCCTGCCCCCTCTGCATTCGCCTTACGCTGCGCTTAAGGCGATGCAGTTTCCCCCACAGCAAAAGCCGAGAAAACTACGGGGGCTTCCGTTAAACCGTTCAAAGAAATATCCCCTTCCTGTGAACGGTTGCCATCCGCGCCCTGCCGCAGGAGCGGTTTACCTTTTGCAGGGTTTCGATCGCGGGCCGGATTGCACTGCCTCTCCGGTCCGCGATGAGTGAGCTTTGAAACCCGGAAAAAGGTAACCGCTTCAAGGCAGGATATAACGGGTTCACCGAATATTTACAGAAACAGTAGATTTTTTTCTTGCAGGACTTTATATTAATAAAATATGAAAATGTTATCAAAGGCCTTTAATCGGCTCCTGATTACCGTGTTTTTTATAAGTGCGTCAGTACTTCACGCAAAGGATGTAACTATGATCTTATCTTCTCCTGCATTTTCAGATGGTAAAAGGATACCGGTTGTCTATACCAGACCGGCTGTGGGCGGAAAAGATATCTCACCACCTCTTACATGGTCGGGGATACCTGAAGGGACCAAATCCCTTGCATTGTCTGTAATAGATCCACATCCAGTGGCCAGAAACTGGGTCCACTGGATGGTAGTGGACATATCACCGGAGACAGAAGGTTTAGCAGAGGGGGCATCAGGAAAGATCATGCCGCAAAATTCCAGGGAAATCGTCAACTCCTTTGGAAAGCCGGGATATGGAGGACCACAGCCCCCTTCCGGCACAGGTGATCACCCATATGTATTCACTCTCTATGCGCTGGACGTGGAAAGTCTCGATCTTCCTGAGGACGCCAGCCTGTCTTGGTTCCTTGAAAGGCTTCAGGGACACATACTGGCCGAGTCGAGCTTAACCGGTTACTTCGGCCGCTGATCTGTCAAGCACCTTGATTCTCAGATCAAACAGGATAGGAGTGAGATATCAAACATGACCGCAATAATTACCAAAGGCAAGAGCTCTCAAAGGCATGAGCACATATCTATCCATACTCGATTAAGCCCGCGCCTGGGGCATCGTATAATTTGTCCGCACTGCGGGAACGAATGGAACTTTTACCAAATAGCAGAGGAAGTAAAGCTCACTACACGGTATATCCAAAACGCCGACGGCAGTTTTACTCCCATTAGCGATGATTCCAGGATCCTGGGAGAAGTAAAACTTTACTGTGGAGAGTGCCAGGCAGACCTGAGTAAATTCCATAACAGGTTTTTGGAGATGCTTTTTTGAATCCTGACCGTCCTCCGCTCATCATTACAGACAATCGCTCTTTCAGAACACATCTTTCAGAGCTGTCTTCCGGAGACACAGTGGTCGGGTTATTGAACATCAAACCCACGGAGCAGGTCCTGTTCCTGGACCTTGTGGAGCGAGGTATCCGGCTGTTTCCTCCAGCACTGGCCCAGCAACTAAGCAGGTCAAAGTGCTTGCAGGCCATGGTATACAGAGAGTATATGGTGCCCCATACATTTGTGGCCAGGGACCGCCACGACATGATCAAACAAATAAATGTCTATGGCCGGGAAGAAATCGGACCGGTGGTTACCAAACAGGATCGCTTTAATTGCGGCCTTGGCGTGCACCTGTGGTCATCAATTGAAGAAGCTCACAATCAGGCGTGTTTTGGCTCTCTCAACTACCCCTTTGTTGTACAGCCTTATGTAGAGACAGCAATCGATGTGAGGGTCGTGATAATAGGAGATTATTCCGAGGCCTATTGGCGGCGCAACCCTCACTCCTTTCGTAATAACATGTTCTTCGGCGGAGATAGCGGCGAACACGAACTTTCATCTGATCAATGGGACCTCTGCCGTAATGTAATGGAACGGGGAAGATTTCCCAATGCCCACATAGACCTGATGGTTACTACGGACGGAACCACTTATTTTGGTGAAATAAATCTCAGGGGAGGCCTGAAAGGGGCCAGGATCTCCGGGCCTGAATATCAGGAGCGGATAAAGGCTATGGAGAAAGCATTCGTTAAGTCCGTAAAAGAAGAAGAAAATGGATGATATTCATCCGTCAGTCAGTGCTCATGCCGAATTGGCCAAGCGAATACAGAAAGCTCTCGCCCTTTCCGCCAGGCTTTTGGGCCGGCCGGGCAATTCCTGTTATCAGTTGATCTTGAACCGCAACAAGACCGCAGATGCTTGCATCAACAGGCTGCATCATTGATTTAAGGATATATTCCCCGTCCACCCAACCAAGAAGCATAAGCCAGTCCCCTGCCAGGGCGCTTTTCTCTCCTGGCACCCCGGGAAACAGCAGTTCCGGTAGGCCGTTCCCATCCACATCAGCAGAAATAAACCATTTCGCAAAACCACCTGCCGGTAACTGCGGGGAAACCCGATTTGAGGAAGACCAGAGCAATTGTCCTGTCTCATAGATACAGAGTTTGCCGGCATAGTCAATCGTACAGATCTCTGTATCGCCATTCCCATTCAGGTCTGACCAGCTTGACCTGATTACGGAGAAATTCTTTGGGCATGCTATGCGATCCCTATATTCAAGGCCCTCATTGCCGGGTTCCATAAGATAGACCTTTTGTCCAAACATGATACCGGCATCAAAACTCTGCCCCAGAAGCGATTCCTTTAAACCATCTCCATCCCTGTCTACAAAGGCAAGCCACAAGTTTATCTCATCCTGTATCAGGTTAAGCGTAAGATCCTGATAGCTTAGCAGTATTGAACGCATGCCAGCTCCATACAGCAGTACATTCAGCGCTATCCATCCATGAGTTTTTACAGCAGAAAAACCGACCGGGTGCCCAGGTCCGCCAAACCGGTGAGAGGCAAGCTCTCCCGTACTTCCATAGCGGGCAACATACAGGCCTGACGGCAAAAGATATATTATCTCAAGCTTACCGTCTCCATCAAGGTCAATGATATCAACCTGGATCGCGCTTTCTGGAAGACGTCCTACAAGACGCGCATTGCCCAAATCAAATGACCTGATGTATGTCTTGAGTTTTCGGCCCCCCATATCATACCGGTGTTCCGCATGATCTGCTTCTTCAAAGATATCTGTACCGCACTTCCGTCTTTCAGTGTCCTCTGTTCTAAAAACAGGATACTCATGCAAGAGGGCCAGATCAGGACCATAGACCTTTAATCCCTCCTGCTCTAAGGCAAAGAGTAAAACAATACCCAGTGTCTTCATTGACTGGGGATCCAGCACATCGGAAGGGACATCAGAAGGATCCAGCCAGACAAGATCCGGAAAGGTCTGTTCCAAGTCCCGGCGAAACTCATGGGCCGGTCCAAGACATGATCTGACCACAAAGGCCGCTGCCATGTCGCTATAGCGCATTGCAGGCTGCCCCACGCTCAAGGGTCCCTGGGCAGATAATACTTCACATACAGATTCGCCATCTTCAGGTCGTGTTACTCGAATGGTCGCCAGCGGTTTCTTAATATAACCAATTATCTCACCGTTATCGGGGTCAAGAACCTGGGTCCCTTTGCCATATACCTCAAAAAGATCCCCTGTGTTCACACCATGGTTCCTCCCCCTGTCCAGTATCAAGGAGTATCCGGATACTCCCGCAACCGAAGCAGATAGCGGAGCGAAGTCTTTTAACAGTTGATCGTATGAATATACAGGATATGATCCGGAATAACCTGAGACAGCCTGCAAAAGGACACAGGGAATTGAAAACGCGATAATCATTGCGTAGCAAAGGGTCTTACCAGAATAATTTGACACAACAGAACCTATTGGATTCAATAAAAAAAGCCCTCACCTTTTGGCAAGGGCTCATCAGTAACCCGGATCGCCTTACGACGAAAGGATTAAAGCCTATACGCAACCAGTCGGCTTCGGAAGGCCAGCCATCTTACAGGCCCCCTTACCAGGACCGGATGGAAAGAGTTCATAGACTTTCTTTAAGGAAAAGCCGGTCACTTTCGAAAGAATACGTACCATGGGTGCGATGCCGTTCTTCTTGTAGTAGTCCTGGAGCACATTTACAATTTTCCAGTGTTCATCAGTTAATTCCTCAATACCCTCTGTCGATTTCACATAGTCAACCCACGTACGGTCCCATACGTCAATTCCCCCCAGGAGAAAACCGTCCTCGTCAACTTCGTATTTTTGCCCTCCAAATTCAATTTCCGCCATATCGTCCTCCTTAAATTAATTTACATAATTACAAGCAGCATGGCATCTCCATGCATAAAAATATATTGTGCAGAATCCATACTATAACATAAAATTTTTGTCAAGAAATCCTGGCGCAACTTTCATACAAAAACTTTTCGCAAGGTATTTTTCCATGATTAGAGATAGTTATGCCAAAAAAACTACTTAAATATCTCCTGAACAAGAAAAATAAATCCATTAAATTTGCACTCAAGCTAAGATTGAAGTTCCTGCATCTTATCTCTGGCCCAGCTCAGGTCCGGATCTAACTCAAGGGCCATCTCGTACCAGGTGATTGCCGCCTCCTTCATGTTCATATGCTGGAGGTTGCTGGCTATATTGGCATAATCTATTGCAGATCCCGGGTCGATAGATATTGCCTGCTCAAAGGCCTCTATTGCCTTGAGGTGTTCTCCTGCACGATAGAAGCAATATCCGAGGAGGTTGTGGATCTCCTTGAGCTCCGGATTCGAGTCCCTGGCACCCTCAAGCTCTTTAATTGCCCTGGGAAAGTCCTCCAATTCCTTATAGCATAACCCCCGGTGACAATAGATGCTTGCCACTTCCTCAGGGGCAGGATTGAGCTGAAGTGCCTTGTTATACCATTTAAGCGCCTCTCTATAATCCCCAAGCTGTTCATGTACATGTCCGGTATAAAAGGCTATATCAAACCGTTGCGGGTACAGATCATCTATGGCAGCCAATACAGATAACGCCTTTTGTGGATGCTCTATCGAGTCGACCAGGCGGGCACAATGAAATGCTACATCAAGATTTCTGGTGCGGTCCCTGAAGTGATTACCTGGGACCACCGCATATACTGCGGGAACACCCAACTCAGGGTGTGTAATGTCCACCAGATATGCCCTTAAGCCGACGTCTGCCAGGGCCTTGCACAGCCCTTCGACCTCCTGCCTGAAATTTTCAGAGCTACAATTCGGCATTGATTCTACAGAGACTCGAAAGGGTTCATCAAGCACGTATGAGGCCTCATCCAGATTGGAAAATTTAGGAAGTCCGCTCTCTACATACTCACCTTCTCTGTCGAAGTCTCCGGCCAGCTGCGCTACCTCTGTGAGCGCCCTTATTACTGCCCGCTGAGGATCAGGAGCTGTCCCGGCAGTGTATACTATTTCGCTCCTGGATGGAAAAGTCGATGTATCCCATGCAATGGCTCCGACCGTAGGAATGCCGAGATCGAGAGAAAAATCTTTCAGTATCAGCTCTATGTTCAGTCGATGGAATTTGGCCAGAAGCTCTCTGGCCACAGGATTTTTAATGGTATTAAGCTCTATGGTCGGGGTAGACAACTTTTCATGAGTAATGACGGAACAGACATGACGTTCAACTACCTCCGAAAGGGCCTGGACGGCCGCCTCTTCAAATGAATTCCCTGAAGCTGAGCCATTATATTCGTTTAAAAGCCAAAACCAAAAGAAAGGGAGCCTGAACTCTCTTCCGACTGTCGGGCAATATGCCTTTACCCAATCAAAGACCATGGTCTCAATCAAGCCATCGGCCTTTGAGACAGTATCTTCATCCCGGCCTTTGAGATGTAAGGCCTTAAGCATATCCTCAAGAGGCACTGCATCGGCCTC includes:
- a CDS encoding sigma-54-dependent Fis family transcriptional regulator gives rise to the protein MKPNNFRILVVDDERHLTALLGRILTQSGYQVKTASSGISAIGKIDDFSPNLVITDLKMPDINGLDLLRKVRSERPEIDFIILTAYATVENAVEAIKEGALDYLIKPLKDPDELRMAVSRVVERQNLVAVDTLWRNQLSEGLPPTDVLFAGMEEVWIEVQHVAGTDATILLQGESGTGKSLVAKAIHHLSGRKGPFVELNCAAIPETLIESELFGHEKGAFTGAVNAKRGKFELAQNGTMFLDEIGEMPLSAQAKFLRILQEKAFERVGGTTTLNTSARIIAATNQDLMAGIREKRFREDLYYRLNVFPINLPPLRNRLESVQVLTDYLVRSISMRVGKKVSEISKDTLRQIKSYEWPGNVRELHNVIERAIILSRDSRLTLPSLTTSPVEIAPGSATKRLRSLRDLEKEAIEETIRETDGHRRNAAKILGISIRTLQYKLKEYGLLK
- a CDS encoding 5-formyltetrahydrofolate cyclo-ligase, coding for MSFPDPSFYRSQILAKRDRLSSFNLSHLSETITYRLRGLEEYKSSRMPLIYVSFRSEVETHQLIKERLNSGLEVAIPKTDVKNRQLETYLLEDWGKDLRPGAYGILEPDAEAASLIQPSQIDLAVVPGSVFDRKCGRYGYGGGYFDRFLSIKAPQAIRIGLAFSLQLLPEIPLKTHDQRMDIIVTESEILRCNYRADS
- a CDS encoding potassium channel protein; amino-acid sequence: MYGKRRLLTVAALLIGLWIFGIAGYVIIEGWDVLDAIYMTTISLTTVGYNEVHPLSQAGRIFTALLIVMGVGFFFYAFGVLAEAIIEGHLKGLLGKRKMEKTISRLKQHFIICGYGRIGTSICRIFKERKYPFVVIENDPAAIQEIEKNDFLYVAGNATHDEILIQSGIERAKGIVCVLSTDAYNVYITLAARSLNPGLLILARADDADAEKMMIQAGADRVISPYEIGARRMALAVLQPTVTEFLDLAVHSSTLDLAIEQVEIVFKSSLDGVSLLDAALRQKLGVTVLAVQQSGGEMILSLDPGYVIKSGDILVALGNRKGLDALRELCTDTFVQ
- a CDS encoding phosphoheptose isomerase; protein product: MFYRPSHLSNVEKKAVLSRFWEKDPSLWAKAPEVQKQITDRLGWLDVIPKMREAKGDIVDFAQDIKQRGIKQIVLLGMGGSSLCPLVLSQIFGSQEGFPALKVLDTTDPDEIENVVQNKDWNSTLFLMASKSGTTLEPNAMFNYFWPLMENGLSDPGSHFVAITDPGTPLEKLGNERGFLKIFLNPTDIGGRYSAISYFGLVPAALLGIDIGRILQRAEEMVNKCGPNIPCDINPGYKLGEFLGEFGVQGRDKLTILADLPIKAFGLWLEQLVAESTGKETRGLVPIIGESTGIPGFYGGERIFVYLRVKGAPEKDSLEGFVSELREAQFPVYELWLEDLYDLGAQFFLWEMATALASHFLAVNPFDEPDVRRSKEKTGAILDVYRAEGKMPIKFWVDPYSQLHFRTSEMLAVSMKSLSRAMRDMFHVLPTWGYLAFLPYLPYDPEMEAMVGEMRYFVRQEKGCATTMGYGPRYLHSTGQIYKGGPTSAAFLIFTRKRAKDYPVIPDFGVSFWHIQFAQAVGDFEALSDARFRAIHVHLPPDYRLGLRNFSKVLSRSVRMK
- a CDS encoding YbhB/YbcL family Raf kinase inhibitor-like protein produces the protein MILSSPAFSDGKRIPVVYTRPAVGGKDISPPLTWSGIPEGTKSLALSVIDPHPVARNWVHWMVVDISPETEGLAEGASGKIMPQNSREIVNSFGKPGYGGPQPPSGTGDHPYVFTLYALDVESLDLPEDASLSWFLERLQGHILAESSLTGYFGR
- a CDS encoding sulfite reductase, translating into MAEIEFGGQKYEVDEDGFLLGGIDVWDRTWVDYVKSTEGIEELTDEHWKIVNVLQDYYKKNGIAPMVRILSKVTGFSLKKVYELFPSGPGKGACKMAGLPKPTGCV